Proteins encoded within one genomic window of Deltaproteobacteria bacterium HGW-Deltaproteobacteria-2:
- a CDS encoding dTDP-4-dehydrorhamnose 3,5-epimerase, producing the protein MIDGVIVKKLKVIPDERGRLMEIMRADDNFFQKFGQVYMTTAYPGVVKGWHYHKKQADNMAVVKGMMKIVLYDSRKDSATFGEINEIFAGCHNPVLVHIPAFVYHGFKCISEEEAIVINTPTEVYNYNEPDEYRLPAHGSEIKYDWGRKDG; encoded by the coding sequence ATGATCGATGGCGTAATAGTAAAAAAACTGAAAGTAATTCCTGATGAGCGTGGCCGGTTGATGGAAATCATGCGCGCGGATGATAATTTTTTTCAAAAATTCGGTCAGGTGTATATGACCACAGCCTATCCTGGAGTTGTCAAAGGTTGGCATTATCACAAAAAACAGGCTGATAATATGGCGGTAGTCAAAGGAATGATGAAGATAGTCCTCTACGATAGCCGCAAAGATTCGGCTACGTTTGGTGAGATTAATGAAATATTTGCAGGATGCCATAATCCCGTTTTGGTGCATATTCCGGCTTTTGTTTATCATGGTTTCAAATGCATTTCCGAAGAAGAAGCCATAGTTATTAATACACCGACAGAAGTTTATAATTATAATGAGCCGGATGAGTATCGGCTACCTGCGCATGGCAGTGAAATAAAGTATGATTGGGGGAGAAAAGACGGATAG
- a CDS encoding spore coat protein → MKGVVLAGGLGSRLYPLTKVTNKHLLPVYNEPMIYYPIRILVNAGIEEILIVTGGNNAGDFLRLLENGKEFGLKHINYTYQQGEGGIAAALSLAEHFADKDKIVVVLGDNIIETNIRAAAEEFLKQKEGARILLKEVSDPQRFGVPVFEGKKIISVEEKPANPASNYAVIGIYMYDYRVFEFIRSLKPSERGELEITDVNNFYIREGKMQWDVLDGWWSDAGTFESLQSAGNMVAKTGANKI, encoded by the coding sequence ATGAAAGGAGTTGTTCTTGCCGGTGGATTAGGCAGCAGGCTTTATCCTCTGACAAAGGTAACTAATAAACATTTGCTTCCGGTTTATAATGAGCCGATGATTTATTATCCCATCAGAATTTTGGTTAATGCCGGAATTGAAGAAATATTAATTGTTACCGGAGGAAATAATGCCGGTGATTTTTTACGTCTGCTGGAAAATGGCAAAGAATTTGGTCTTAAGCATATTAACTATACATATCAGCAAGGTGAAGGTGGCATTGCTGCGGCTTTGAGTCTGGCCGAACATTTTGCCGATAAGGACAAAATAGTCGTAGTATTAGGAGATAATATTATTGAGACAAATATCCGGGCTGCGGCAGAAGAATTTCTTAAGCAGAAAGAGGGCGCCAGAATATTATTGAAGGAAGTGTCCGATCCTCAGAGGTTTGGCGTCCCTGTCTTTGAGGGAAAGAAAATTATTAGTGTGGAAGAAAAACCAGCCAATCCTGCTTCCAACTATGCCGTAATCGGTATCTACATGTATGATTACCGGGTATTTGAATTTATCCGGTCGCTAAAACCTTCAGAGCGCGGAGAGTTGGAGATTACCGATGTGAATAATTTTTACATTAGAGAAGGAAAGATGCAATGGGATGTGCTGGATGGCTGGTGGTCGGATGCAGGAACTTTTGAATCCTTGCAATCCGCCGGTAATATGGTTGCAAAAACAGGAGCGAACAAAATATGA